In Humulus lupulus chromosome 7, drHumLupu1.1, whole genome shotgun sequence, the following are encoded in one genomic region:
- the LOC133791994 gene encoding uncharacterized protein LOC133791994, protein MPSVQPTALAAPSVDLAAKVARKQVPPTFEGKAYPMVVDDWLRSVEAIFDHMELNDRQRVSCTIYLLKMDAQIWWDVIKKTCDLNTMTWAEFIQAFSKKYYNPTVLATKVDEFVTLVQGNLYVTHYAQKFNRLAKFALEVVPTNALRVQRFVRGLRPMIAKDVMMTSVEVVSYVEVLDKALEGEYLEERIWKDNAARRDNYRNKGFR, encoded by the exons ATGCCATCAGTTCAACCTACAGCTCTAGCAGCACCATCTGTTGACCTGGCCGCAAAGGTAGCAAG AAAGCAAGTGCCACCAACCTTTGAAGGGAAAGCTTATCCAATGGTGGTAGATGATTGGTTAAGGTCGGTTGAGGCTATCTTTGATCATATGGAGTTGAATGATCGCCAAAGGGTTTCTTGCACAATTTATttacttaagatggatgcacAGATTTGGTGGGATGTGATTAAAAAGACTTGTGATctgaataccatgacttgggcagaGTTCATCCAGGCTTTcagtaagaagtattacaatCCTACTGTGTTAGCAACTAAGGTTGATGAGTTTGTAACTTTGGTACAGGGAAACCTATATGTCACTCATTATGCACAGAAGTTCAATCGATTGGCTAAATTTGCTCTTGAAGTGGTGCCAACTAATGCATTGCGAGTCCAAAGGTTTGTGAGGGGACTCAGGCCGATGATTGCCAAGGATGTTATGATGACCAGTGTTGAAGTGGTCAGTTATGTAGAAGTACTGGATAAAGCTCTTGAAGGTGAGTATTTGGAAGAAcggatatggaaggataatgccgcCAGAAGAGATAACTATCGAAACAAGGGCTTCCGCTAG